CTCGAGCCCGCGCGACTCGCTGACCGCGTCCTTCCACAGGATCGCCAGGACCGCGCTCAAGCCCCGGCCCCCGTCACTGCAGCGGCTCGTGCGCCGGCGAAACCCGGTCCAGGATGACCGGCGACTCATGCAGGAGGCCCCCGCGCAGAGTCAGGAGGCGGTCTGCGACCGTGCGCACCCGGTCCGGTTCATGGGTGGCGATCAGTACTGCCGGTCCGCGGCCGGCCAGCACGGAGACGAGCGCTTCGGCCCCCGGCTCGTCGAGCCCTGCGAACGGCTCGTCGAGCAGGAGCAGCTTCGGGTCGGGCAGGAGCGCGCAGGCGATGGCCACACGCCGTTTCATGCCGTTGGAGTACGTGGCCACGCGGCGGCGGTCGGCCGGGTCGATGCCGACGGTGGACAAAAGATCCCGGGCCCGGTGCGCGCCGCGGTTGTAAAGGCGGGCCCTGAACCGCAGGTTCTCGAGCGCCGTCAGCCGCGGGTACAGGCCGGGGTCGTGTCCGGCGTAGCCCACATGCGCCCGGACGGCGGCGTCGCGGGGGTCAGAGCCGAACACCGACACAGTGCCCGCGTCCGGGACGAGCAGTCCGGCGAGGATGCGCAGCAGCGTCGTCTTTCCCGAGCCGTTGTCCCC
This Actinomycetota bacterium DNA region includes the following protein-coding sequences:
- the ccmA gene encoding heme ABC exporter ATP-binding protein CcmA; protein product: MRRHGLTSVLRGLDLHVASGERIALLGDNGSGKTTLLRILAGLLVPDAGTVSVFGSDPRDAAVRAHVGYAGHDPGLYPRLTALENLRFRARLYNRGAHRARDLLSTVGIDPADRRRVATYSNGMKRRVAIACALLPDPKLLLLDEPFAGLDEPGAEALVSVLAGRGPAVLIATHEPDRVRTVADRLLTLRGGLLHESPVILDRVSPAHEPLQ